From the Methylomonas sp. MK1 genome, one window contains:
- a CDS encoding GDP-mannose 4,6-dehydratase, whose amino-acid sequence MKLLVTGGCGFLGSNLAADALSRGDELLVFDSLYRNGSRANLSWLQTQGEFLFEHGDIRNQNDITRAIQSFKPDSIFHLAGQVAMTTSIANPRMDFEVNAIGTHNLLEAVRQYSPDAVVVYSSTNKVYGDLEQYSYTETQTRYQCNEYPNGFNENVPLEFHSPYGCSKGAADQYMLDYARIFGLKTVVFRHSSMYGGRQFATYDQGWVGWFCQKAVETVKGLSKKPFTISGTGKQVRDVLHAEDMIRLYTAALSNIDKAKGQVFNVGGGIENSLSLLELFELLEKIVGVRLNYDQLPVRESDQRVFVADISKAKRLLDWQPQVTAPEGVSAMVKWVDQSQ is encoded by the coding sequence GTGAAATTGTTAGTTACGGGCGGATGCGGCTTTTTGGGTAGCAATTTGGCAGCGGATGCGCTTTCTCGTGGCGATGAGTTGTTGGTTTTCGATAGTCTCTACCGCAACGGTTCACGCGCAAATTTGTCATGGTTACAAACTCAAGGAGAATTCCTGTTCGAGCATGGCGATATTCGCAATCAGAATGACATTACCCGGGCTATCCAGTCATTCAAACCAGATTCGATATTTCATCTCGCTGGACAAGTGGCCATGACCACATCTATTGCTAATCCGCGCATGGATTTCGAGGTCAATGCAATCGGGACGCACAATCTGCTGGAGGCTGTCAGACAATATTCGCCGGATGCGGTTGTAGTGTATTCCTCCACCAACAAAGTGTACGGCGATTTGGAACAGTATTCTTATACAGAGACCCAAACGCGCTATCAATGCAACGAATACCCCAATGGCTTTAACGAAAATGTACCGTTGGAATTTCATTCTCCCTATGGTTGTTCCAAAGGGGCTGCCGATCAATACATGCTTGATTACGCGCGTATATTCGGGCTTAAGACCGTAGTTTTTCGTCACTCATCAATGTATGGCGGTAGACAGTTTGCCACCTACGATCAAGGCTGGGTTGGCTGGTTTTGTCAAAAGGCTGTGGAAACTGTCAAAGGCCTGAGTAAAAAGCCTTTCACTATTTCCGGTACGGGTAAACAAGTACGTGATGTGCTTCATGCTGAAGACATGATACGTCTTTATACAGCGGCGCTGAGCAATATCGATAAAGCTAAAGGGCAAGTGTTTAACGTCGGCGGCGGTATAGAAAACAGTCTGTCTTTGTTGGAGCTGTTTGAATTATTGGAAAAGATCGTTGGCGTTCGGCTTAATTACGATCAATTACCTGTGCGGGAAAGCGATCAACGCGTGTTTGTTGCTGATATAAGCAAAGCTAAGCGCCTGCTAGATTGGCAACCTCAAGTCACGGCACCTGAGGGCGTGTCGGCCATGGTGAAATGGGTTGACCAATCGCAATGA
- a CDS encoding lipopolysaccharide biosynthesis protein: MTDTVSSERTRNYLRQIKVSVIYKAVSMAASFCAIPLMIDYLGQEQFGVWSTLLTVMSWIVFFDLGIGNGLRNKVAEALANNDRLEAVHYISSGYSLIGVIALIVWAVVTSASFFIPWQMVFNSQAIPEETLLITVQISAFFILLNFWIGLISALLGAVQKSSLIALGPLISNILTLTLIFVLTKLTDASICNLAVVYGVSMVIANLILSFRFFQYNPELLPSFFWDKHHIRPLLSVGMQFFVIQLAVLVIFTTDKLLIIQLFGPEYVTEYEVVFKLFSMISFAHALVSAPLWSAYTEAYHRNDTSWIRSMLRKQLMVLLCTAVLVLILVFTAQFLVSVWISPELNVSFFLIIAMGLFVLISSWNNVFAMLVNGIGKIRVQLYAAIIAMLINIPLALFFTNQLGLGSYGVVLATCISLLFVGIALPIQVLYLIRNQIWVLR; this comes from the coding sequence ATGACTGACACAGTTTCCAGCGAGCGTACCCGAAATTATTTACGGCAGATAAAAGTATCGGTGATTTACAAAGCCGTGAGCATGGCGGCATCGTTTTGTGCAATTCCTTTGATGATTGATTATCTTGGGCAGGAGCAGTTCGGTGTTTGGTCCACACTACTTACCGTGATGTCCTGGATTGTGTTTTTTGATCTAGGCATCGGCAATGGTCTTCGCAATAAGGTGGCAGAAGCCCTGGCGAATAATGATCGTTTAGAAGCTGTTCATTACATCTCATCGGGTTACAGCTTGATTGGTGTGATAGCGCTGATAGTGTGGGCGGTAGTTACCAGCGCCTCATTTTTTATTCCTTGGCAAATGGTCTTTAACTCCCAGGCAATTCCGGAAGAGACGTTGCTCATAACAGTGCAAATCTCGGCATTTTTTATATTGTTAAATTTTTGGATTGGTTTGATTAGTGCGCTACTTGGCGCGGTACAAAAATCATCATTGATTGCTCTAGGTCCGTTGATTTCAAACATACTTACGTTAACTCTTATTTTTGTTTTGACGAAATTAACTGATGCCTCGATTTGTAATCTGGCGGTTGTTTACGGTGTTTCAATGGTTATCGCCAATTTAATATTGAGCTTCAGGTTTTTTCAATATAACCCTGAGTTACTTCCAAGTTTTTTTTGGGATAAACATCATATTCGCCCTTTATTGTCTGTGGGTATGCAGTTTTTCGTAATCCAGCTTGCTGTATTAGTGATATTTACTACCGATAAGTTGCTGATTATTCAGCTTTTCGGTCCTGAATACGTAACGGAGTATGAAGTTGTTTTCAAGCTATTTAGTATGATTAGTTTTGCTCATGCTTTGGTTTCTGCGCCACTTTGGTCTGCCTATACGGAGGCATACCATAGAAATGATACTTCTTGGATTAGGAGCATGTTGCGGAAGCAGCTAATGGTTTTGCTTTGTACAGCGGTGCTTGTGTTAATCCTGGTATTCACGGCGCAATTTCTTGTGTCAGTGTGGATAAGTCCTGAGTTGAATGTTTCATTTTTTTTGATTATTGCGATGGGCTTGTTTGTGCTTATATCAAGTTGGAATAATGTTTTTGCAATGCTTGTAAATGGTATTGGTAAGATCAGAGTTCAACTTTATGCAGCAATAATTGCAATGTTAATTAATATTCCTTTGGCTCTATTCTTTACAAATCAGCTAGGTTTAGGTTCGTATGGTGTTGTATTGGCAACCTGCATAAGTTTGCTTTTTGTGGGTATTGCTCTACCGATTCAAGTGCTATACCTAATTCGTAACCAAATTTGGGTGTTACGGTAA
- a CDS encoding glycosyltransferase family 2 protein codes for MNNNSVLLRDHTRLSLDPTLFLPSNPKRQGEGGLRKSGTFKRSQSNKPLISILTAVFNSASSIEKTILSVLSQDYDNLEFIIIDGGSTDGTVDIIKKYENSIDYWVSEQDKGISDAFNKAVNLAAGDYVNFQGAGDYLLSNSVVSEMMQSIDLSRDLLICGRVQRVSDSNDDRVLWVAPKVYREKFDKRTLLFKMSLPHQALFTHKKMFEMYGIFDLNNLYCMDYEHLLRAYKNFPPVVLKNIMFSAWREGGVGTQKVRETLSEYGRIKVKNKVAPIFFLQIISLWIFCKYYMKCFLVIFKKIGWR; via the coding sequence ATGAATAATAATTCTGTGCTGTTGCGAGATCATACTAGGCTAAGTCTTGATCCAACGCTCTTTCTGCCATCTAATCCAAAGCGACAAGGTGAGGGTGGTTTACGAAAGTCAGGTACATTTAAGCGTTCCCAATCCAATAAGCCATTGATCAGTATTCTGACTGCTGTGTTTAATAGTGCTTCTTCTATTGAAAAAACCATACTAAGTGTACTCAGTCAGGATTATGATAATTTGGAGTTCATTATCATAGATGGTGGTTCGACTGATGGGACTGTAGATATTATTAAAAAATATGAAAATTCCATAGATTACTGGGTAAGCGAGCAGGATAAAGGCATTAGTGATGCTTTTAATAAAGCGGTAAACCTTGCGGCAGGAGATTATGTAAATTTTCAGGGTGCAGGGGATTATCTATTATCCAATAGCGTAGTTAGTGAGATGATGCAAAGTATTGACTTATCGAGAGATCTGTTAATTTGTGGCCGAGTACAGCGCGTTTCGGACTCCAATGATGATCGCGTGTTGTGGGTTGCACCTAAGGTTTATCGTGAAAAATTCGATAAGCGGACATTGCTATTTAAAATGTCTCTTCCTCATCAGGCGCTTTTTACGCACAAAAAAATGTTCGAAATGTATGGTATTTTTGATTTAAATAATTTGTATTGCATGGATTATGAACATTTGTTGCGCGCTTATAAAAACTTTCCGCCAGTTGTTTTGAAAAATATAATGTTTTCTGCTTGGAGAGAGGGTGGCGTAGGGACACAAAAAGTACGTGAAACACTAAGCGAATATGGTAGGATTAAAGTCAAGAATAAAGTGGCTCCTATATTTTTTTTGCAAATAATTTCGTTATGGATTTTTTGCAAGTATTATATGAAGTGTTTTCTTGTGATATTTAAAAAAATTGGGTGGCGATAG
- a CDS encoding glycosyltransferase family 2 protein, which produces MPKVSILIPVYNREKFISECIQSALDQTFADFEVVVVDNASDDGTWQICQQFAAKDPRVRIFQNDTNIGPVRNWLACVEKARGEYGKILFSDDLMFPRFLEHTLPFFENPDVAFVSTAVKIGTSPDYGKTNFSLSIKDQYISSARYFQFLLNARVPFSPGSAIFRIEDIRKNLRLSFPTRIPRDFTLNGAGPDVLLFALTVATYKSVVMLPMADVFFRSHPDSFTTLNNENEVEKGYRAALAWFFAEKLPGNYWAKYVARSWLSRVLRTRKLISLTKHCYEYEGTGEFYEALRVLGISLYIATIEIAGLQ; this is translated from the coding sequence ATGCCGAAAGTTAGCATTCTAATTCCTGTATATAATCGGGAGAAATTCATTTCTGAATGTATCCAATCTGCATTGGATCAAACATTCGCGGATTTCGAAGTTGTAGTGGTTGATAACGCGAGTGATGATGGAACGTGGCAAATATGTCAGCAGTTTGCGGCAAAAGACCCACGAGTTCGTATTTTCCAGAATGATACTAATATTGGTCCAGTAAGAAATTGGCTGGCCTGTGTAGAAAAAGCACGAGGCGAATATGGAAAAATACTGTTCAGTGACGATTTGATGTTTCCACGATTTCTTGAACATACCCTTCCTTTTTTTGAAAATCCGGATGTGGCTTTTGTTTCAACTGCGGTAAAAATTGGTACTTCTCCGGATTATGGAAAGACTAATTTTTCATTATCCATTAAGGATCAATATATTTCGTCGGCAAGATATTTTCAATTTTTACTAAACGCCAGGGTTCCATTCTCACCGGGGTCAGCTATTTTTCGTATTGAGGACATTCGGAAAAATCTACGGCTATCTTTTCCCACGCGGATTCCTCGTGATTTCACATTAAACGGAGCTGGGCCGGATGTTTTGTTGTTTGCATTAACCGTAGCAACTTATAAGTCTGTAGTGATGCTTCCAATGGCGGATGTATTTTTTCGCTCTCATCCAGATTCGTTTACCACACTAAATAATGAAAATGAAGTAGAAAAAGGTTATCGGGCAGCATTGGCATGGTTTTTCGCAGAGAAATTGCCAGGAAATTATTGGGCAAAGTATGTTGCTCGCTCTTGGTTGTCCAGAGTTTTGCGCACACGGAAGCTAATTTCATTAACTAAACATTGTTATGAATATGAAGGAACTGGAGAGTTTTATGAGGCATTAAGGGTGTTGGGGATAAGCTTGTATATAGCTACTATTGAAATTGCAGGGTTACAATAG